In Paenibacillus sp. G2S3, a single window of DNA contains:
- a CDS encoding DUF4430 domain-containing protein, with protein sequence MNKKKWLTAILIIGVLAIAFFWGGNYQKSPNKVASNNVESQVVESANTASNQNVDVEPTTSSDAETTEIAPTATPDETAKPVETVKPTEEVTPTETAVTEVEKPTATPKSDTQAQPTATPKAAKTSVPETKATAKPVTKPDSKVATTETKQEPKKDKFLTDPVPSGKPKPVEWQDATVDKKKQLTATLSVSAATILDNMDIFNKDKVEVLPADGIIYKAQKVTFYEGESVFDVLLREMKKNKIHMEFSMTPIYNSNYIEGINNLYEFDAGELSGWMYKVNGWFPNYGSSRYVLKDGDVVEWVYTCDLGRDVGGYVATGGAQK encoded by the coding sequence ATGAATAAGAAAAAATGGCTAACAGCGATACTAATTATTGGTGTGTTGGCGATTGCCTTCTTTTGGGGCGGGAATTATCAGAAGAGCCCGAACAAGGTTGCAAGTAACAATGTTGAATCTCAAGTTGTAGAATCAGCCAATACGGCTTCCAATCAGAATGTTGATGTAGAGCCTACAACCTCAAGTGATGCAGAGACAACGGAGATAGCTCCTACAGCTACACCTGATGAAACAGCTAAGCCTGTTGAAACGGTAAAACCAACAGAAGAGGTAACGCCAACCGAAACTGCGGTAACAGAGGTTGAAAAGCCGACCGCAACACCTAAATCGGATACACAGGCACAACCGACCGCAACACCGAAAGCGGCTAAAACATCCGTGCCGGAAACGAAAGCGACGGCAAAACCAGTAACCAAACCGGATTCAAAAGTAGCGACAACAGAAACCAAGCAGGAACCGAAAAAGGATAAATTCCTTACCGATCCAGTGCCGAGCGGGAAACCTAAGCCCGTGGAATGGCAAGATGCAACGGTAGATAAGAAGAAGCAATTAACGGCTACTTTGTCTGTGTCGGCAGCAACGATTTTAGATAATATGGATATTTTCAATAAGGATAAGGTTGAAGTATTGCCTGCAGATGGTATCATTTATAAAGCGCAGAAGGTAACCTTTTATGAAGGGGAGTCTGTGTTTGATGTTTTGCTAAGAGAGATGAAGAAGAATAAAATCCATATGGAATTCAGCATGACCCCGATCTATAACAGTAATTATATTGAAGGCATAAATAATCTGTATGAATTTGATGCTGGAGAGCTCAGTGGATGGATGTACAAAGTAAATGGCTGGTTCCCTAACTATGGCAGCAGTCGTTATGTGCTTAAGGACGGCGATGTCGTTGAATGGGTATACACCTGTGATTTAGGTCGAGATGTAGGTGGTTATGTAGCCACAGGAGGAGCACAGAAATAA
- a CDS encoding energy-coupling factor transporter transmembrane component T yields MKDSFSTFHPFVNFLYFVVVLLFSMVFMHPIFQVIALISAVVYSFMLKGKKAVRFNLLYMVPFLLFMAIMNPVFNHQGVTILFYLHNGNPITKESILYGIAAACMFVTVIIWFSCYNVVMTSDKFIYIFGKILPALSLIFSMVLRFVPRYLAQIKVISNAQKCIGRDVTQGNLLARARNGITILSIMTTWALENAIETADSMKSRGYGLPGRTSFSIFRLDARDKVALLIMTGLITMVAVGAAMGENTMRYYPSIKASAITPFSILVYIAYFALCMIPVLINMVEAMKWKSIESKN; encoded by the coding sequence ATGAAGGATAGCTTTTCTACCTTTCATCCGTTTGTGAATTTTCTTTATTTTGTTGTTGTGTTGTTATTTAGCATGGTGTTCATGCATCCCATATTTCAGGTGATTGCCCTTATCAGTGCAGTGGTCTACTCCTTTATGTTAAAAGGCAAGAAAGCCGTTCGATTTAATCTGCTGTACATGGTTCCGTTTCTACTATTTATGGCGATTATGAACCCTGTTTTTAATCATCAAGGGGTAACGATCTTGTTCTATTTGCACAATGGAAATCCCATTACGAAGGAATCCATTCTTTATGGCATAGCAGCGGCGTGCATGTTTGTGACGGTAATCATATGGTTCTCCTGTTATAACGTTGTGATGACCTCGGATAAGTTTATTTATATATTCGGAAAAATACTGCCGGCACTGTCGTTGATTTTTTCGATGGTGCTTCGTTTTGTTCCTAGATATTTAGCGCAAATCAAGGTAATTTCGAATGCTCAAAAATGTATTGGCCGGGATGTCACGCAGGGAAATCTCCTCGCGCGAGCGCGGAATGGGATTACGATCCTATCGATAATGACCACCTGGGCCCTGGAAAATGCGATTGAGACGGCGGATTCCATGAAGTCAAGAGGATATGGATTGCCTGGACGTACAAGCTTTTCGATCTTCCGTCTAGATGCCCGGGACAAAGTAGCCCTTTTGATCATGACAGGCTTAATTACGATGGTAGCCGTCGGCGCAGCGATGGGTGAGAACACGATGAGATATTATCCGTCGATTAAAGCGAGCGCAATTACACCTTTTAGTATCCTTGTATATATCGCTTATTTTGCGCTATGTATGATCCCTGTGCTCATCAATATGGTGGAGGCAATGAAATGGAAATCTATCGAATCGAAGAACTAA
- a CDS encoding ATP-binding cassette domain-containing protein gives MEIYRIEELSFAFPEQEQMALSNINLTIASGDFVTVCGKSGCGKSTLLRQLKTILTPHGKRQGAIYYKGQPVEEIDQRTQAAEIGYVLQSPDNQIVTDKVWHELAFGLESLGYDNSTIRLRVAEMASFFGIQTWFHKSVTELSGGQKQLLNLAAIMAMHPSVLILDEPTSQLDPIAASDFLETVKKINRELGTTVIMTEHRLEDVLPLTDRLIVLNEGIVIADDTPQRVGEALSKLNHPMFLSMPSPMQIYAGVENDLAWPVTVKEGRQWLDAFLEDKTPATIAESPPSTKEDGPVVIKFKDVWFKYDKHGPDIIKDLSFEVKQGQFYCIVGGNGTGKTSTLSLMSGILQPYRGKVQIGGNNPAKMNAKELFTNNLGILPQNPQTLFVKKTVELDLYEMLSQLPLTKEEKTAKVEAVVKFAELEHLLSMHPYDLSGGEQQRAALAKVLLLEPKILLLDEPTKGLDGPFKEKLALFLQKLIADGVTIVMVSHDVEFCAKYAEVCAMFFDGSIITTNEAQKFFAGNSFYTTAANRMARHVWSEGVTIEGVIALCQRSR, from the coding sequence ATGGAAATCTATCGAATCGAAGAACTAAGCTTTGCTTTTCCTGAACAAGAGCAGATGGCTCTTTCGAATATTAATCTTACGATTGCAAGCGGAGACTTTGTTACTGTTTGTGGAAAGTCAGGCTGCGGCAAAAGTACCTTACTAAGACAACTGAAAACAATCCTAACCCCACATGGCAAACGCCAAGGGGCGATTTATTATAAGGGTCAACCTGTAGAGGAGATCGATCAACGGACACAAGCAGCGGAAATCGGTTATGTACTCCAAAGTCCGGACAATCAAATTGTGACAGACAAGGTGTGGCATGAGCTGGCTTTTGGTCTTGAAAGCTTAGGTTATGACAATTCTACGATTCGTTTGCGCGTGGCTGAGATGGCGAGCTTTTTCGGAATTCAGACCTGGTTCCATAAAAGTGTGACTGAGCTATCGGGTGGCCAGAAGCAGCTACTCAATTTAGCGGCGATTATGGCTATGCATCCCTCGGTTCTAATCCTTGATGAGCCTACCTCTCAGTTAGATCCTATCGCGGCTTCCGATTTTTTGGAGACGGTTAAAAAGATTAATCGCGAGCTTGGAACAACCGTTATCATGACCGAGCATCGTCTAGAGGATGTTCTTCCGCTTACAGATCGGCTGATTGTGCTGAATGAGGGCATCGTGATTGCTGATGATACCCCGCAAAGGGTTGGAGAAGCTCTAAGCAAGCTGAACCATCCGATGTTTCTGTCCATGCCCTCACCGATGCAAATTTACGCAGGCGTAGAGAATGACTTAGCATGGCCTGTTACAGTAAAGGAAGGACGCCAATGGTTGGATGCTTTTCTAGAGGATAAGACACCTGCAACGATCGCGGAATCTCCGCCAAGCACGAAAGAGGACGGCCCAGTAGTCATAAAGTTCAAGGATGTATGGTTTAAATATGATAAGCACGGACCGGATATTATTAAAGATTTGTCCTTTGAAGTGAAGCAGGGACAGTTCTATTGCATTGTTGGTGGAAACGGAACGGGCAAGACATCGACGCTGTCGCTAATGAGCGGCATTCTTCAGCCCTATAGAGGCAAAGTTCAAATTGGCGGGAACAACCCTGCGAAGATGAATGCCAAAGAACTGTTTACTAACAATCTGGGCATCCTCCCGCAAAATCCGCAAACCTTATTTGTGAAGAAAACAGTCGAGTTAGATTTATACGAAATGTTATCCCAGCTCCCTTTAACGAAGGAAGAAAAGACGGCTAAAGTTGAGGCCGTGGTTAAGTTCGCAGAACTGGAACATCTTCTCTCCATGCATCCGTATGATCTTAGCGGGGGAGAACAGCAGCGGGCGGCGCTGGCTAAGGTGCTTTTGTTAGAACCAAAGATTCTGCTGCTGGATGAACCGACTAAAGGATTGGATGGACCTTTTAAGGAGAAACTCGCTTTATTCCTACAGAAGCTTATTGCCGATGGTGTTACCATCGTAATGGTCTCGCATGATGTTGAATTCTGTGCCAAATACGCGGAAGTTTGCGCGATGTTCTTTGATGGAAGTATCATCACTACGAATGAAGCCCAGAAGTTTTTTGCGGGAAACAGCTTCTATACGACTGCCGCCAACCGTATGGCGCGTCATGTATGGAGCGAGGGAGTAACGATAGAGGGTGTGATTGCTTTATGTCAACGAAGCAGGTAA
- a CDS encoding ECF transporter S component → MSTKQVTGRRLSRRTLLAGLLIFIVIPATILLGIFVLDDRKYYFISLLIVLYTMIPFAMVFENRKPQARELIVIAVLAAIAVAGRAAFFMLPQFKPVVAIVIIAGVSLGAEAGFLVGAVAGFVSNFFFGQGPWTPWQMFCFGIIGFLAGIFFKKGLLKKTKLSLCIFGGLATFLVYGGIINIGSLMMFTSEFSWSALMTTYVSAFWFDMVHAISTVVFLFFIAHPMIEKLDRIKTKYGLIEP, encoded by the coding sequence ATGTCAACGAAGCAGGTAACAGGTCGTCGTTTGAGTCGTCGAACTTTATTAGCGGGACTACTAATCTTTATAGTTATTCCAGCTACAATTTTGTTAGGTATCTTTGTCCTAGACGATCGCAAATATTACTTTATTAGTCTCTTGATCGTCCTCTATACGATGATTCCGTTTGCGATGGTGTTCGAGAATCGGAAGCCGCAGGCGAGGGAACTGATTGTCATAGCGGTGCTAGCAGCGATTGCCGTTGCTGGACGTGCAGCCTTTTTCATGTTGCCGCAGTTTAAGCCGGTGGTTGCTATAGTAATCATCGCAGGTGTGAGTTTGGGTGCTGAGGCAGGATTTCTGGTGGGTGCTGTTGCGGGCTTCGTCTCCAATTTCTTCTTTGGGCAGGGACCTTGGACGCCTTGGCAAATGTTTTGTTTTGGCATCATTGGCTTCCTGGCGGGTATTTTCTTCAAGAAAGGTCTGCTTAAAAAGACTAAGCTATCGCTGTGTATATTCGGAGGGCTAGCGACATTCTTGGTATATGGTGGCATTATCAATATAGGCTCGCTGATGATGTTCACTTCAGAGTTCTCATGGTCGGCTTTGATGACGACTTATGTTTCCGCCTTTTGGTTTGATATGGTGCATGCGATTTCGACGGTGGTGTTTTTGTTTTTTATTGCTCATCCTATGATTGAGAAGTTGGATCGGATAAAAACGAAGTATGGGTTGATTGAGCCTTAG
- a CDS encoding HAMP domain-containing sensor histidine kinase, which produces MIKTLYVRVILTFLGIIIFSLICSFFIGLYVFQKQISYEGQNEMILVGKEIIHRYDDATPKDTDEFLNSMVKVSAYPIHLYNHAGEHTFYGLKGSPAVTVPLEAVKQVLQGKLYRSSEEDKDIFIGMPFMLDGEWRAMFLQYSAENENVVNRMMLFVLLLVLLLGSVCILIAARYLVEPIKALTNATKRLAKGDFEVELKVNRIDEIGELTQSYVEMAGELKQLEQMRQDFVSNVSHEIQTPLTSISGFAKALQNHDLIVEEERSEYLDIIIAESERLSRLSDNLLKLASLDSEHHPFNASPFNLDEQIRTIVVTCEPQWSAKGIVIDLELPEAVKIKGDEDQLKQVWMNLLSNSIKFTPVGGNIRISIDSSAAEVSVTISDNGIGMSPEEFNAVFQRFYKIDKSRNGNNNGNGLGLAIVKKIVSLHQGSIEVDGAVGEGTTIIVRLPVSLSAPSRKSLKPFEDTSAPMDIVRE; this is translated from the coding sequence ATGATCAAGACGTTATACGTACGCGTCATTCTCACGTTTCTAGGCATCATTATCTTTAGTCTAATCTGTTCCTTTTTCATTGGCTTGTATGTCTTTCAGAAACAGATAAGTTACGAGGGACAGAATGAAATGATCCTAGTGGGAAAAGAGATCATTCACCGCTATGATGATGCCACACCAAAGGATACGGACGAGTTCCTGAATAGTATGGTTAAGGTATCCGCATACCCTATCCACCTGTACAATCATGCCGGTGAACATACTTTTTATGGGCTCAAAGGTAGTCCGGCTGTCACTGTACCTCTCGAAGCTGTCAAACAAGTGCTGCAAGGAAAGCTCTACCGTTCCTCCGAGGAAGATAAGGACATTTTTATCGGGATGCCCTTTATGTTGGACGGGGAGTGGCGTGCGATGTTCTTGCAGTATTCTGCTGAGAACGAAAATGTCGTCAATCGGATGATGCTCTTTGTGCTTTTACTCGTGCTTTTGCTGGGGAGTGTATGCATTCTTATTGCCGCCAGATATTTGGTGGAGCCGATCAAAGCACTGACGAATGCGACAAAAAGGCTGGCCAAGGGTGATTTCGAGGTGGAGCTTAAAGTGAACCGAATAGATGAAATCGGGGAATTGACACAGAGCTATGTGGAGATGGCAGGAGAGCTGAAGCAGTTGGAACAGATGAGACAGGATTTCGTATCCAACGTTTCTCATGAAATCCAGACACCGCTCACATCTATTTCCGGCTTTGCCAAGGCGTTGCAGAACCATGATTTGATTGTGGAAGAGGAACGCAGCGAATATCTTGATATCATCATTGCGGAGAGTGAACGTCTGTCGAGGTTAAGTGATAATTTACTGAAGCTCGCTTCACTAGATTCTGAACATCATCCCTTCAACGCAAGTCCCTTCAATCTTGACGAGCAGATTAGAACCATCGTTGTGACCTGTGAGCCCCAATGGTCAGCCAAAGGTATCGTTATCGATCTAGAGCTGCCGGAAGCGGTCAAAATTAAGGGTGATGAAGATCAGCTGAAGCAAGTATGGATGAATTTGCTCAGCAACAGCATCAAATTTACACCGGTAGGCGGGAATATCCGCATCAGTATAGATAGTAGTGCGGCAGAAGTATCCGTCACCATCAGCGATAATGGAATCGGGATGTCCCCGGAAGAGTTCAACGCCGTATTCCAAAGATTTTATAAAATAGACAAATCGCGGAACGGAAACAACAATGGCAACGGTCTGGGACTTGCGATCGTAAAAAAAATTGTCTCTCTGCATCAGGGAAGCATAGAGGTAGATGGTGCGGTTGGAGAGGGAACGACAATTATCGTTAGGTTGCCAGTCTCCCTTTCTGCTCCCAGCCGAAAGAGCCTTAAGCCCTTTGAAGATACCTCAGCACCTATGGATATCGTAAGAGAATAA
- a CDS encoding response regulator transcription factor translates to MATILIADDDDNIRKLMSLFLRKEGFDLKEARDGTKALSIIQNSRVDLVILDIMMPGLDGWDLCREIRRWDANIPLLMVTAKAESAHKVKGFQLGTDDYLTKPFDPLELVMRVKALLKRSLVVSSQSVQLGNVALNRRTFQVTRGEEPVTIPLKEFELLFLLASHPGQIFTREQLILQIWGLNYEGDGRTVDVHISRLREKFSGKGEQFQIETARGLGYRLIPTP, encoded by the coding sequence GTGGCTACTATACTTATCGCTGATGATGATGATAACATCCGAAAGCTAATGTCTTTATTTTTGCGAAAAGAAGGCTTTGACCTCAAAGAAGCCAGGGATGGTACCAAAGCCCTGTCCATTATACAGAACTCGCGAGTCGATCTCGTCATTCTAGATATTATGATGCCAGGATTGGATGGTTGGGATCTATGCAGAGAAATCAGGCGCTGGGATGCCAACATCCCCCTCCTCATGGTGACGGCTAAAGCGGAATCCGCACACAAAGTAAAAGGCTTTCAACTTGGTACGGATGACTATCTGACCAAACCGTTTGATCCGCTTGAACTAGTGATGCGAGTAAAAGCTTTGCTTAAACGCTCGCTGGTCGTTTCTTCCCAGTCTGTGCAGTTGGGCAATGTGGCGCTTAACCGCCGCACTTTTCAGGTCACGCGTGGAGAAGAACCGGTCACAATTCCTTTGAAGGAATTTGAGCTGCTGTTTCTGCTGGCCAGTCATCCTGGGCAAATCTTCACAAGAGAACAATTGATCCTTCAAATCTGGGGATTAAATTATGAAGGAGACGGCCGAACTGTAGATGTGCATATAAGTCGGTTGAGGGAGAAATTCAGCGGCAAAGGCGAGCAATTCCAAATCGAAACGGCCCGCGGTCTGGGATATCGGCTGATCCCTACGCCATGA
- a CDS encoding serine hydrolase domain-containing protein produces MLTSIKKRLIAGLTLLAVISAGLGASLVLPGKQASAETKTDQTALTLTQTEAPANLDDTESLTTFVDGIMEKDMNRLQIPGAVISIVKDDKIILAKGYGSSNLEAAAPVDPTTSMFRIASTTKLFTWTAVMQLVEQGKIDLDTDINIYLKSVKIPATYPEPITMRHLMTHTAGFEEGGVGYQITTDPAKLPGSISETLNKHRLARVRPPGQISSYSNYGATLAGLIVEEVSGVPYNDYIKKYIFDPLDMKYSTVVEPLPESFMPNKVVGYKSENGSFIPGTPTFEGGFRPAGSGTVSAVDMAHFMIAHLQNGKYGDQQILRPETAELMHSTAFQFDKRLPGVDLGFAEKQINGLTLITHGGSDPMFNTGLYLVPAKHVGIFVSYNGGEGGDSAEDLIQAFFNRYYPAPDVSQPEFIASDESIQKYAGAYQFTRRNISDIDKFFNFFAQLNVSVEDNKLSLGSGSEQQLYREVGPNLFQLEGGTEQIAFRTNDSGKVTHMILGMVPDMPLERTPLLDQNKFWLIVLGFLGLIFITSLLGLIFSRRKIKAMTPPEKWAIRLSAGTAGWALLSFVTIFMVVMSMDMMQKFSGISLSLSLSLVMPIILVGLTLALLISAILVWKNKYWTAFKRVHYTLVALSAVAMTLFFYYWNLLGWQFG; encoded by the coding sequence ATGTTAACATCTATAAAAAAAAGACTGATCGCTGGTCTAACCCTATTGGCTGTGATTAGTGCCGGATTAGGCGCAAGCCTGGTGTTGCCCGGGAAACAGGCATCGGCCGAGACTAAGACGGATCAAACCGCGCTAACTTTAACTCAGACTGAAGCCCCTGCCAATCTCGATGATACCGAGAGTCTGACTACCTTCGTTGATGGCATCATGGAAAAAGATATGAATCGGCTACAAATTCCGGGAGCCGTGATCTCCATCGTAAAAGATGACAAGATTATTTTGGCTAAAGGTTATGGTAGTTCCAATCTAGAGGCAGCAGCCCCCGTTGACCCGACAACCAGCATGTTTCGAATCGCTTCAACGACAAAGCTGTTCACCTGGACAGCGGTGATGCAACTGGTCGAGCAAGGCAAAATTGATCTAGACACGGATATTAACATCTACCTGAAATCAGTGAAGATCCCTGCTACTTATCCTGAGCCTATCACTATGCGCCATTTGATGACACATACAGCAGGGTTCGAGGAAGGTGGAGTTGGTTATCAAATCACTACAGACCCTGCCAAATTGCCGGGGTCAATCTCGGAAACACTCAATAAGCATAGGTTGGCACGGGTAAGACCACCCGGACAGATAAGTTCTTATTCGAACTACGGAGCTACACTCGCGGGTCTAATTGTAGAAGAAGTTAGCGGTGTTCCTTACAATGATTATATAAAGAAATATATATTTGATCCGCTCGACATGAAATATTCGACTGTGGTAGAACCTTTACCAGAGTCATTTATGCCCAACAAAGTTGTGGGGTACAAGAGCGAGAATGGCAGTTTTATTCCGGGCACACCTACATTCGAGGGCGGCTTTCGTCCTGCCGGCTCGGGTACCGTATCTGCAGTAGATATGGCGCATTTCATGATCGCCCATCTTCAGAACGGGAAATATGGTGATCAGCAGATTCTGAGACCCGAGACGGCAGAACTAATGCATTCAACGGCGTTTCAATTTGATAAACGTCTGCCGGGAGTGGATCTTGGGTTCGCAGAGAAACAAATCAATGGGCTCACGCTGATCACTCATGGTGGTTCTGACCCCATGTTTAATACGGGATTATATCTTGTGCCTGCCAAGCATGTAGGCATCTTTGTATCCTACAACGGCGGTGAGGGCGGTGATTCCGCAGAAGACCTCATCCAAGCCTTTTTCAACCGCTACTACCCTGCTCCTGATGTGAGTCAGCCTGAATTTATCGCTTCTGATGAATCTATTCAAAAATATGCAGGAGCCTATCAATTTACACGCCGAAACATCAGTGATATTGATAAGTTTTTTAACTTTTTCGCTCAGCTGAATGTCTCGGTTGAGGATAATAAGCTATCCTTGGGAAGTGGTAGTGAACAACAATTGTATAGAGAAGTCGGTCCAAATCTGTTCCAACTCGAGGGAGGTACCGAACAGATTGCCTTCCGCACAAATGATTCCGGTAAAGTTACACATATGATCTTAGGAATGGTACCGGATATGCCGCTGGAGCGTACGCCTCTCTTGGATCAGAATAAATTTTGGCTTATCGTCCTAGGGTTCTTGGGGTTGATCTTCATCACTTCATTACTTGGACTAATCTTCTCCAGACGCAAGATCAAAGCGATGACGCCTCCGGAAAAATGGGCCATCCGCCTATCTGCGGGAACTGCTGGTTGGGCGCTGCTATCTTTCGTCACGATATTCATGGTGGTTATGTCCATGGACATGATGCAGAAGTTCAGCGGGATCAGTCTTTCGCTTTCTCTCAGTTTAGTTATGCCAATCATTTTGGTTGGTTTGACTTTAGCTCTGTTAATCTCGGCTATACTGGTTTGGAAGAATAAGTACTGGACAGCTTTCAAGCGTGTGCATTATACGTTAGTGGCGCTTTCGGCTGTGGCGATGACTCTGTTCTTCTACTATTGGAATCTGTTGGGTTGGCAGTTCGGATAA
- a CDS encoding MFS transporter, producing MIKRSYYGLLSTITLSAFGDAFGLLAMEWLVYELTGSKLAMGALALSSGIPELLLRLLGSPLSDRLHRVRFMACLAAIRLLAIALPLGMGLAGQLQLWHLFVAAGLSGACAALFMPTAMAVIPGVADSRKLVRAFAIIDGSKSAAVLLGPALAGALTAASGALPALGINMLCYLAAITTLLCLKKLPKPSPAPGRFSISVYVREIAEGFTFYKQFPAMLTIMIMASISNLSSIAVWTMMVPFVREVLHRDAATMGTLSTVFALGTLVGLSVISMIGEIKKRRLVMLGSLGTIGLVTTLWGLFPSFSFALAAVFATGTLAPFFGSLSSSLHGRLVPSNLQGRVNSIRFLIGGSLQPFGAFAGGAIAQHYGVPVLFIIAGLLPMLCASAALLLPGLKALDGDLSILEATHRRPVVEVPSQGVVAER from the coding sequence ATGATAAAACGCAGCTATTATGGTCTTCTTTCGACCATTACTTTAAGCGCTTTTGGAGATGCTTTTGGCTTGCTGGCTATGGAATGGCTTGTTTATGAGCTGACCGGTTCTAAGCTAGCGATGGGAGCACTCGCGCTCAGCTCGGGCATACCTGAGCTGCTGCTGCGCTTGCTCGGTTCACCGTTGTCCGATCGGCTGCACCGCGTCCGTTTTATGGCCTGCTTGGCAGCCATTCGCTTGCTGGCTATAGCATTGCCACTCGGCATGGGCCTGGCTGGCCAACTGCAGCTGTGGCATCTGTTTGTCGCCGCCGGTCTAAGCGGAGCCTGCGCCGCCCTGTTCATGCCAACGGCGATGGCTGTTATTCCCGGCGTTGCCGACAGCCGGAAGCTGGTGCGGGCTTTTGCAATCATCGATGGCAGCAAAAGCGCAGCAGTCCTGCTGGGACCTGCCTTAGCAGGCGCATTGACTGCTGCTAGTGGAGCGCTGCCAGCCCTCGGCATCAACATGTTATGTTACTTAGCCGCTATCACTACCCTGCTGTGCTTGAAAAAGCTGCCGAAACCTTCTCCAGCCCCAGGCCGTTTCTCCATCTCCGTTTACGTTCGTGAGATAGCCGAGGGCTTTACCTTCTATAAACAATTCCCTGCAATGCTTACGATTATGATCATGGCCTCCATCAGTAATTTAAGCTCAATTGCCGTCTGGACGATGATGGTCCCTTTTGTACGCGAAGTGCTCCACCGTGATGCGGCGACGATGGGCACACTAAGTACAGTTTTCGCGCTGGGAACATTAGTCGGGCTAAGTGTGATTTCCATGATAGGGGAAATTAAAAAAAGGCGGCTTGTTATGCTTGGCAGTCTGGGGACCATAGGTTTAGTGACTACATTATGGGGGTTATTTCCTAGTTTTTCTTTTGCTCTCGCTGCCGTATTTGCTACTGGAACGTTAGCTCCCTTCTTCGGTTCGTTAAGCTCTTCACTCCATGGACGTCTAGTTCCGAGCAATCTGCAAGGAAGAGTCAATTCTATTCGCTTTCTGATCGGTGGCAGCTTGCAGCCTTTTGGTGCTTTTGCCGGTGGTGCGATTGCCCAGCATTATGGGGTGCCCGTACTTTTTATAATCGCCGGACTGCTTCCAATGCTCTGTGCTAGCGCAGCCTTGCTACTCCCCGGACTCAAAGCGCTGGATGGTGACCTTTCCATCCTTGAGGCCACCCATAGGCGCCCCGTTGTGGAAGTTCCGTCACAAGGTGTTGTAGCTGAACGATGA
- a CDS encoding winged helix-turn-helix domain-containing protein: MDYKVEVDFAPMYECVSSMTSFLSKQNHTAMDSGKLWVRDVQARFAPMLLRKMQEVVKKLDDFSLAPYIWSCPGERSVDGFLDWFDGLTSGELYEISGRFGQSVPSNLAELRDTASDILREWNTGYFSGIDPNIIKGLEQEAESRRTMLNGNNDMEVFETATAGMRLYPTEHLKQVIIIPQYHARPLVTTSIYDEFVFTSYSCDVLPPEAGRPAPALLRLTRALSDETRLYILRLLTGKQLNFTEIVREVGLSKSTIHYHLIALRAAGLVIVHSNIKSTSYSLRLEALNGLPQQIGAYLES; the protein is encoded by the coding sequence ATGGATTATAAAGTAGAAGTCGATTTTGCACCTATGTATGAATGCGTTAGTAGTATGACTTCTTTTCTAAGCAAGCAGAACCATACTGCCATGGATTCCGGCAAGCTCTGGGTTCGCGATGTTCAGGCAAGATTCGCACCCATGCTACTTCGTAAAATGCAAGAGGTCGTTAAGAAACTCGATGATTTCAGTTTGGCTCCCTATATATGGAGCTGTCCGGGAGAACGTTCGGTTGACGGCTTTTTGGATTGGTTCGATGGTTTAACGTCGGGCGAACTGTATGAAATATCCGGACGCTTCGGCCAATCGGTTCCCTCCAATCTCGCGGAGCTCAGGGACACTGCCTCTGATATCCTGCGCGAATGGAATACAGGATACTTCAGCGGAATCGACCCTAATATCATCAAGGGGCTTGAGCAGGAAGCCGAATCAAGACGAACAATGTTGAACGGAAACAATGACATGGAAGTCTTTGAAACAGCTACCGCCGGAATGCGCCTATATCCAACTGAGCATCTGAAGCAGGTCATTATCATTCCGCAATATCATGCTCGTCCGTTGGTTACTACCTCTATTTATGATGAATTCGTGTTCACTAGCTACTCTTGCGATGTTCTCCCTCCGGAAGCTGGACGGCCTGCTCCTGCACTACTTCGCCTTACCCGAGCACTCTCCGATGAGACGCGGCTATATATCCTCCGTTTGCTCACAGGCAAGCAGCTCAATTTCACAGAAATCGTACGAGAGGTCGGGCTTTCCAAAAGTACAATTCACTACCATCTCATTGCGCTTCGAGCGGCTGGGCTGGTCATTGTTCATAGCAATATTAAAAGCACTTCGTACAGCCTACGTTTAGAGGCCTTAAACGGGCTGCCTCAGCAGATTGGGGCGTATTTGGAGAGTTAA